From a single Streptomyces sp. NBC_00377 genomic region:
- a CDS encoding acylphosphatase, protein MSEDVRLVAWVRGHVQGVGFRWFTRAKALEIGGLSGFALNLADGRVQVVAEGARESCEGLLGWLLGDDTPGRVDGVTEIWDTPRGGYDGFAIR, encoded by the coding sequence ATGAGCGAGGATGTACGGCTGGTCGCCTGGGTGCGTGGACACGTCCAGGGCGTGGGTTTCCGCTGGTTCACAAGGGCGAAGGCTCTGGAGATCGGCGGCCTGAGTGGTTTTGCTCTCAATTTGGCCGACGGACGGGTCCAGGTCGTCGCGGAGGGGGCTCGCGAGAGCTGTGAGGGACTGCTCGGCTGGCTCCTCGGTGACGACACGCCCGGGCGCGTGGACGGCGTCACAGAGATATGGGACACACCGCGGGGCGGCTACGACGGCTTCGCGATCCGCTGA